The nucleotide sequence GGTCCGGGTCATCGCCGGGCTTCACCACGAGACCCTGCGGCTCGAGGCTGAGCTCAGGGCCCGTTTTGAGGAACACCCGGACGCCGAGATCCTGCGCAGTCTTCCCGGACTCGGCCTGGTCCTCGGCGCCCGGGTGCTGGCGGAGTTCGGGGACGACCCGACTCGCTACCGAGATGCTAGGGCCCGCCGGTGCTACGCGGGGAGCGCGCCCGTCACGAGAGCCTCCGGATCGAGGCTCGTGGTCATCGCCAGGGTGGCCCGCAACAGGCGGCTGGCCGACGCCTCGCATCCGATCACGTGTTCGAGCCAGCTCGTGATCAAGGTCGAGCCCTCGAGCCATGTTCCTTCGGGCAGGCCTCACGGCTTCAGGGGTGTCGGCATCAGATGGACTACCTGTTCGCGTCTATCGCCCTCGCGAGGCCACTGACGAGCTGCGAGGCCCTCTCGCCGCGGGAGTGGCAGGAATACAGCGACCACAGCCCCGTCATCGCGACCTTCGAGTAGTGCGACCGGTTCGGCGTGGCGTCGGCCGCCGAGACGACGAGCGACATGCCCCCGGACGAGAAGCCGCGGCCGGAGGGGGGGTGTACGGTGGCGGCGGCGGTGACTTCCACGTTCGAACAGACCTACCGGAGGAGCATCGAGGACCCTCGAGCGTTCTGGGCCGAGGCCGCCCGGCTGATCGACTGGCACCGGGAGCCGGACGTGGTCCTGGACGAGTCGAACGCCCCCTTCTACCGGTGGTTCGTGGGCGGCGAGCTCAACACGTGCCACAACGCCCTGGACCGGCACGTCGACGGCGGGCGAGCCGATCAGCTCGCGCTCGTGTACGACAGCCCGGTCGCCGGGCGCATCCGCCGGTACACCTACCGGGAGCTACGGGACCAGGTCGCGCGCTTCGCCGGCGTCCTCCGGGGCCTGCGCGTCGGCCCGGGCGACACCGTCGTCATCTACATGCCCATGGTCCCGGAGGCTGCGATCGCCATGCTGGCCTGTGCGCGGCTGGGTGCCATCCACTCCGTGGTGTTCGGCGGGTTCGCGGCCCACGAGCTGGCCCTGCGCATCGACGACGCGAAGCCGAAGGTCGTGGTCTCCGCCTCCTGCGGCATCGAGGTCGCCAGGGTCATCGACTACAAGCCGCTCCTGGACCGCGCCATCGAGGTGGCCGCTCACAAGCCCGAGCACTGCGTGGTCCTCCAACGGGAGCAGGCCGAGGCGAAGCTGCTGGAAGGCCGGGACCTCGACTGGTCGGAGCTGATGGAGCACGCCGAGCCCGCCGGGTGCGTCCCGGTGGCGGCGACCGACCCCCTGTACATCCTGTACACGTCCGGCACGACGGCCCTGCCCAAGGGAGTCGTGCGCGACAACGGCGGCCACGCCGTGGCGCTGCGCTGGAGCATGCCGAACATCTACGACGCCCATCCCGGCGACGTGTACTGGGCGGCCTCCGACATCGGGTGGGTGGTCGGACATTCCTACATCGTCTACGCGCCCCTGCTCACCGGATGCACCACCGTCCTGTACGAGGGGAAACCGGTCGGCACGCCGGACCCCGGCGCGTTCTGGCGGGTCATCTCGGAGCACCGCGTGAAGGTCCTGTTCACCGCGCCCACCGCGTTCCGGACCATCAAGAAGGAGGACCCGAACGGCGAGCACGTCCGGAGGTACGACCTGTCGGGCTTCCGGTATCTGTTCCTGGCCGGAGAGCGCCTGGACCCGGACACGTACCACTGGGCCTCCGACCTGCTCGGCGTCCCGGTGGTGGACCACTGGTGGCAGACGGAGACGGGGTGGCCCATCGCCGCGAACTGCATGGGCATCGATCCGCTGCCCATCAAGGCGGGCTCGCCCACCAAGCCGGTGCCCGGGTACGACGTCCGCATCGTGGACGGCGAGGGGAACCCCGTGGGCCCGAACGTGGAGGGGGCGGTCGCCATCGGCCTGCCGCTCCCGCCGGGAACGCTTCCCACGCTGTGGGGCGACGACGCGAGATACGTGCAATCCTACCTGTCGAGGTTCCCGGGGCATTACGCGACCGGCGACGGCGGGTACGTGGACGAGGACGGCTACCTGTTCGTGATGGGCCGGATCGACGACGTCATCAACGTCGCCGGGCACCGGCTGTCCACGGGCGCCATGGAGGCGGTCCTGGCCCAGCACCGGGACGTGGCCGAGTGCGCCGTGATCGGGGTGCACGACGACCTCAAGGGCCAGGTTCCCCTGGGGTTCGTGGTGCTGAAGGCGGGTGTTCACCGCGACCCCGAGGTGATCGAGCGGGAGCTGGTCGCGATGGTCCGGGACCAGATCGGGCCCGTGGCCTCGCTCCGGGAGGTCCTCGCGGTGGACCGCCTGCCCAAGACCCGGTCCGGGAAGATCCTGCGCGGCACCATGCGGAAGGTCGCCGACGCACAGGAGTATCAGGTCCCGTCTACGATCGACGACCCCGCGATCCTGGACGAGATCCGGTCGGCGCTCGACCTGCGCCAGGGGCAGCCGACCGGATCCGCCTAGACCTCGGGTTCCTCAGGTTTCCTGTGCGCCTCGCAAACCTCAGACGGCGGGGCCGCTCATGAGCTGGAGGGTCGCCGTGTGGGTTCCGGTGCGGTCGACCCAGGTCAGCTTGACCTGCTCCCCGGGCCCATGCGTGTGGATGATCGGACC is from Actinomycetota bacterium and encodes:
- a CDS encoding propionyl-CoA synthetase; protein product: MAAAVTSTFEQTYRRSIEDPRAFWAEAARLIDWHREPDVVLDESNAPFYRWFVGGELNTCHNALDRHVDGGRADQLALVYDSPVAGRIRRYTYRELRDQVARFAGVLRGLRVGPGDTVVIYMPMVPEAAIAMLACARLGAIHSVVFGGFAAHELALRIDDAKPKVVVSASCGIEVARVIDYKPLLDRAIEVAAHKPEHCVVLQREQAEAKLLEGRDLDWSELMEHAEPAGCVPVAATDPLYILYTSGTTALPKGVVRDNGGHAVALRWSMPNIYDAHPGDVYWAASDIGWVVGHSYIVYAPLLTGCTTVLYEGKPVGTPDPGAFWRVISEHRVKVLFTAPTAFRTIKKEDPNGEHVRRYDLSGFRYLFLAGERLDPDTYHWASDLLGVPVVDHWWQTETGWPIAANCMGIDPLPIKAGSPTKPVPGYDVRIVDGEGNPVGPNVEGAVAIGLPLPPGTLPTLWGDDARYVQSYLSRFPGHYATGDGGYVDEDGYLFVMGRIDDVINVAGHRLSTGAMEAVLAQHRDVAECAVIGVHDDLKGQVPLGFVVLKAGVHRDPEVIERELVAMVRDQIGPVASLREVLAVDRLPKTRSGKILRGTMRKVADAQEYQVPSTIDDPAILDEIRSALDLRQGQPTGSA
- a CDS encoding transposase → MALLVQVNALRNALRDFYPAAIEAFGADLDSSDALAVLEVAPTPEEGRRLTPARIGRALRAGGRQRYLDRRAGEIRTALQAPQLGAPQVVARAYGEAVRSMVRVIAGLHHETLRLEAELRARFEEHPDAEILRSLPGLGLVLGARVLAEFGDDPTRYRDARARRCYAGSAPVTRASGSRLVVIARVARNRRLADASHPITCSSQLVIKVEPSSHVPSGRPHGFRGVGIRWTTCSRLSPSRGH